A genomic segment from Leptospira congkakensis encodes:
- a CDS encoding 7TM diverse intracellular signaling domain-containing protein encodes MAQDTIVSWIPRSVIYHAKILIVVLFLYSCQTNPTDESSPKVIDGKIVLNESNLQNQTAIKLDGEWEFYYERLLSSEDFKNDYSKLKRETITLPGFWNETKKNGKYYSPYSYATFRLHLTIPKSYINSSLSFYIPHAFTTYRMYTNGTLISENGIVGISKQDTKEYWLPKAVFFTPNSENLEIIIHVANYKALNAGFRQSIEISTESNMVRIKQIRLALDIFLISSLFVISLYHFTLYLLRKNDLSLFYFSLYSFVNLVYKITSGEFFLLIIFPDFDWDWLIKIFFLSIYSTFPLLLCFLGRVFPEEINKKTNNTFQFLFLIFSIFVLDPKSTWIEETLLPAEVVMLFCCFYVFYILIKAVKNKRESATGFLLGFVFLFLTIINDILFEKNIIKTEVYGPIGTFVLFFSQSFFLSKKHSNLYVTVEKQKEELEQSALLKEKVYRTNIHSKRMELELYKKTIQPHFLMNSLSAIRYWVSESAEKSALILDSLVGELRIILKVASKQLIPIGDEIELCKYHIGVMTMRMEKEYRFKTLGIDYTEEIPPLIFHTLIENAFTHEDSLHAKLSFGIFKKKAKKDEKLFSQYCFIVYNHAKIKESNQPKTGSGTGLEYVRLRLEESYSGKWSLTHGKSKKGYRVLIQIQIN; translated from the coding sequence ATGGCGCAAGATACTATTGTTTCATGGATTCCCCGTAGTGTTATATACCACGCAAAAATCTTGATTGTGGTTTTATTTCTCTATTCTTGCCAAACAAATCCAACTGACGAAAGTTCACCGAAGGTCATTGATGGGAAAATTGTTCTCAACGAATCCAATTTACAAAACCAAACAGCAATTAAATTAGATGGAGAATGGGAATTTTATTATGAACGTTTGCTCAGTTCAGAAGATTTCAAAAACGACTACTCAAAGTTAAAAAGAGAAACAATCACATTACCTGGATTCTGGAACGAAACAAAAAAAAATGGAAAATATTATTCGCCATACAGTTATGCTACCTTCAGACTACACCTAACAATTCCTAAATCATACATAAACTCTTCACTATCATTCTACATCCCACACGCATTCACTACGTATCGCATGTACACCAATGGAACCCTTATTTCCGAAAATGGAATCGTAGGAATTTCGAAACAAGATACAAAAGAATATTGGTTACCTAAAGCCGTTTTTTTTACTCCCAATTCTGAAAACTTAGAAATCATCATCCATGTAGCAAATTACAAAGCTCTGAATGCTGGATTTCGACAAAGTATAGAAATCAGCACAGAATCAAACATGGTTCGGATCAAACAAATCAGACTTGCTTTAGATATTTTTCTGATTTCTAGTTTATTTGTAATTTCCCTCTATCACTTCACACTCTACCTACTACGCAAAAACGACCTAAGTTTATTTTATTTTTCTTTGTATTCATTTGTAAACTTAGTATATAAAATCACGAGTGGGGAATTCTTTTTACTCATCATATTCCCTGATTTTGATTGGGATTGGCTTATCAAAATTTTCTTCTTATCAATCTATTCAACTTTCCCATTATTACTTTGTTTTCTTGGAAGAGTTTTCCCAGAGGAAATAAACAAAAAAACAAACAATACATTTCAATTTTTATTTCTAATATTTTCTATTTTCGTATTGGATCCAAAATCAACATGGATAGAGGAAACCTTACTCCCTGCAGAAGTTGTAATGTTATTTTGTTGTTTTTATGTTTTTTATATATTAATCAAAGCGGTAAAAAACAAAAGAGAAAGTGCAACAGGTTTTTTGCTCGGATTCGTTTTTTTATTTTTAACAATCATCAACGACATTTTGTTTGAAAAAAATATTATCAAAACAGAAGTGTATGGACCCATAGGCACCTTTGTTTTATTTTTCTCTCAATCTTTTTTCTTATCAAAAAAACATTCAAATCTTTATGTAACTGTTGAAAAACAAAAAGAAGAACTAGAACAATCAGCATTACTCAAGGAAAAAGTTTACAGAACTAACATTCATTCCAAACGAATGGAATTAGAGTTGTATAAAAAAACGATCCAACCACATTTCTTAATGAACTCTTTGTCCGCAATTCGTTACTGGGTTTCCGAAAGCGCAGAAAAATCTGCACTGATTTTAGATTCTCTTGTCGGCGAACTTCGTATTATCTTAAAAGTAGCATCAAAACAATTAATTCCCATTGGCGACGAAATTGAATTATGCAAATACCATATTGGTGTGATGACAATGCGAATGGAAAAAGAATATCGATTTAAAACCTTAGGGATCGATTATACAGAAGAAATTCCTCCCCTAATTTTCCACACGTTAATTGAGAATGCCTTTACCCACGAAGATTCCTTACATGCAAAACTAAGCTTTGGAATCTTCAAAAAAAAGGCTAAAAAAGATGAGAAATTATTTTCTCAATATTGTTTTATCGTATATAACCATGCTAAAATCAAAGAATCAAACCAACCAAAAACTGGATCAGGAACTGGTTTGGAATATGTCAGACTTAGATTGGAAGAATCCTATTCTGGAAAGTGGTCGCTTACCCATGGAAAATCAAAAAAAGGATATAGGGTCCTCATCCAAATTCAGATAAATTAA
- a CDS encoding lactonase family protein — MKNQFNILSLFLGFQFLFLNLQCSPAKLNSACDPESESFVLSALLEFGSNDGKFLCPAFAGLNPLRLNYGSDFLVIRQNEPVGSIIPFSSEPIEKCQSSPSLPAGLTLNESNCVISGTPVLGMNSTKYMITASSSNKQTTISLIIKSLFAPKFVYVLNTTSGSVNVFSINATTGALASIGTGATGGGPESMGVSPSQIYLTVANRSSNDISQFVINQNTGNLTILQTIASGGFSPLAMTYHPYKDILYIRNSLNVTTFSVNPFTGNLTLINTMPASTGASSIAIDPFGNYLYVPNYNGKTIDFYQIDPSSGIPNPAVLQTIGSGAYPRNVEILANGKNMYTVNDADNNISTYQLDPNNGFMSSNFPVTSTLGLGARAVVADPTRRFFYLTNQNSNSVSIYGIDPVAGNLIPATMSSIGTGGGPTGITIDSSGKFLYVTSSFANTVDMFRINQADGSLVSIGNVGVGTLPFVVVTSGTNP, encoded by the coding sequence GTGAAGAATCAATTCAATATTTTGTCTTTGTTTTTAGGTTTTCAGTTTCTGTTTCTAAATCTTCAGTGTAGTCCCGCTAAATTGAATTCTGCTTGTGATCCGGAAAGTGAAAGTTTTGTTTTGTCCGCATTATTAGAGTTTGGTTCTAATGATGGCAAATTTCTCTGTCCTGCTTTTGCGGGTTTGAATCCGCTGCGATTGAATTACGGTTCTGATTTCCTTGTAATCCGGCAAAATGAACCAGTAGGTTCTATCATACCGTTTTCCTCAGAGCCAATTGAAAAATGCCAATCCTCTCCTAGTTTACCTGCAGGTTTGACTTTAAACGAATCCAATTGTGTTATCTCTGGTACTCCTGTTTTGGGAATGAACTCAACAAAATACATGATTACTGCGAGCAGTAGTAACAAACAAACGACCATTTCACTCATCATCAAATCTTTGTTTGCTCCCAAGTTTGTTTATGTATTGAATACAACTTCTGGTTCTGTGAATGTATTTTCGATTAATGCAACTACCGGCGCACTTGCGTCTATTGGTACTGGTGCTACAGGAGGGGGTCCAGAGTCTATGGGGGTTAGCCCAAGTCAAATTTATTTAACAGTTGCAAATCGAAGTTCTAATGATATCAGTCAGTTTGTAATCAATCAAAATACTGGAAATTTAACGATCTTACAAACGATAGCAAGTGGTGGCTTTTCTCCGCTTGCTATGACATATCATCCCTATAAAGATATATTATACATTCGAAATAGTTTAAATGTAACTACTTTTTCCGTGAATCCATTTACCGGAAATTTAACATTGATTAATACTATGCCGGCAAGTACGGGTGCTTCTAGTATTGCCATTGATCCTTTCGGAAATTATTTGTATGTTCCAAACTATAATGGAAAAACAATCGATTTTTACCAGATTGATCCATCGTCGGGAATCCCAAATCCAGCAGTATTACAAACCATTGGGAGCGGAGCCTATCCAAGAAATGTAGAGATATTAGCCAATGGTAAAAATATGTATACAGTTAATGATGCAGATAACAATATTTCGACTTACCAACTTGACCCAAATAATGGATTTATGAGTTCTAATTTTCCGGTAACTTCTACTCTGGGTTTAGGTGCTAGAGCGGTGGTTGCCGATCCAACTAGACGATTTTTTTATTTGACCAACCAAAATTCTAATTCTGTTTCTATCTATGGAATTGATCCCGTGGCGGGTAATTTAATTCCAGCAACCATGAGTTCTATCGGAACAGGTGGTGGGCCCACTGGCATTACGATTGATTCTTCTGGAAAATTTTTATACGTTACGAGTTCTTTTGCAAATACAGTGGATATGTTTCGAATCAACCAAGCCGATGGAAGTTTAGTTTCCATCGGTAACGTAGGGGTTGGTACACTACCATTTGTAGTTGTGACTTCTGGAACCAACCCATAG
- a CDS encoding DUF1566 domain-containing protein, which translates to MKRSDERSLKNFRFFYLFFLLFFITCQNPELENLCDPKYSGYYETIIFKILSGNTSNHCGLNLNQVFIPMFSPNPGHYTEPNFISITSFTPGATIYITTDGSLPTTNSTPYTSPSSIWRLAGQKIRAVATKLGMDNSPIAEATYSLIPLKTGQTGSFGTGSDGDIRSGFSTNYSGPSANATYPNDYTTYDQSTGILWKSCSQGLEGPTCGINSITAGNFSTLSSSCTALNSLNSGNGYAGQKTWRLPTMKELLTTNDADKAVGTMINPTAFPATVNYAYWASTPYLVNLSVNWYLDYTRGDSYLQNTNVYHGRCVASPAPIETVSYTDHGDGTVRDNATGLTWQKCSYGQNNDNTCSLAASVMDWGTALTYCNTLNLGSRTWRLPNRNELVSLFHYPQTAAPMIDQSVFPNTSSNFYWTSTTHADATANAWYVNFNTPAPPSNLTEGISKATSQYVRCVSQ; encoded by the coding sequence ATGAAACGAAGTGATGAACGTTCTCTTAAAAACTTCCGTTTCTTTTATTTGTTTTTTCTGTTATTCTTCATTACCTGCCAAAATCCCGAGTTGGAAAACCTTTGCGACCCCAAGTATAGCGGTTACTATGAAACCATCATTTTCAAAATCCTTTCTGGAAATACATCCAACCACTGTGGTCTGAACCTAAACCAAGTGTTTATCCCTATGTTTTCTCCAAATCCTGGACATTATACGGAACCAAATTTTATATCCATCACTTCCTTCACACCCGGGGCCACCATCTACATCACTACTGACGGTTCTTTACCAACGACAAACTCTACTCCCTATACATCACCATCTTCGATTTGGAGATTGGCGGGACAAAAGATCCGTGCAGTGGCGACCAAATTAGGAATGGACAATAGCCCCATTGCCGAAGCTACCTATTCCCTCATCCCATTAAAAACGGGACAAACTGGATCCTTTGGCACTGGATCAGATGGAGACATTCGTTCCGGATTTTCTACCAATTATTCTGGACCTAGTGCCAATGCAACCTACCCCAATGATTATACAACCTATGACCAATCCACCGGGATCCTTTGGAAATCTTGCTCCCAAGGTTTGGAAGGGCCAACTTGTGGAATTAACAGTATTACTGCGGGAAACTTTTCTACCTTAAGTTCTTCATGCACCGCCCTCAATTCCTTAAATTCGGGTAATGGTTATGCCGGTCAGAAAACTTGGCGCCTTCCTACCATGAAAGAATTGTTAACGACTAACGATGCAGATAAAGCGGTAGGAACGATGATCAATCCCACAGCCTTTCCTGCGACGGTGAACTATGCCTATTGGGCTTCTACCCCTTACCTAGTGAATCTTAGCGTTAATTGGTATCTGGATTACACTCGTGGAGATTCCTATCTTCAAAATACAAACGTTTATCATGGTCGCTGCGTGGCCTCACCGGCACCGATCGAAACTGTTTCCTATACTGACCATGGAGATGGAACCGTCAGAGACAATGCCACTGGCCTCACCTGGCAAAAATGTTCTTATGGACAAAACAATGATAACACTTGCTCTCTAGCAGCGAGTGTTATGGATTGGGGAACAGCTCTCACTTATTGTAATACTTTGAATTTAGGCTCTAGAACCTGGAGACTACCCAATCGAAATGAACTGGTTAGTTTATTTCATTATCCTCAAACAGCAGCCCCGATGATTGACCAATCAGTGTTTCCAAACACTTCTAGTAACTTTTATTGGACATCCACAACTCATGCTGATGCAACAGCTAATGCTTGGTATGTAAACTTTAATACTCCCGCCCCTCCTTCCAATCTTACTGAAGGAATCAGCAAAGCAACTTCGCAGTACGTTCGTTGTGTTTCGCAATAA
- a CDS encoding high-potential iron-sulfur protein — protein MSKSSRKDFLIKSLYLVTSLSFVEGGFGFFSSLMAEEKLPETLPEGFKPVSESDPTAKALGFHQDSKHTDFTLYPERKEPGSKNQFCKHCAQYTKINEKWGKCNIISSGLVSSQGWCSAWSLKS, from the coding sequence ATGTCCAAATCTTCACGAAAAGATTTTCTAATCAAATCATTGTATTTGGTAACCTCTCTCTCTTTTGTGGAGGGAGGTTTTGGATTCTTCTCTAGTTTGATGGCAGAAGAAAAACTTCCAGAGACTTTGCCAGAAGGATTCAAACCCGTTTCCGAATCAGACCCTACAGCAAAAGCTTTAGGGTTTCACCAAGATTCCAAACATACAGACTTTACCCTTTACCCTGAAAGAAAAGAACCAGGATCCAAAAACCAATTTTGTAAACACTGCGCCCAGTATACAAAGATCAATGAAAAATGGGGGAAATGTAATATCATTTCTTCTGGTCTAGTTTCTTCTCAAGGTTGGTGTTCGGCTTGGTCGTTAAAATCATAA
- the katG gene encoding catalase/peroxidase HPI, whose product MRTTNLSAIAILVLSLSSLGAVDTKEPSSSMERQGNSNQFWWPERLDLAPLRQHAAESNPLGRQFNYSKEFKELDIQQIKEEIKTLMKTSQDWWPSDYGHYGPFFIRMAWHSAGTYRIADGRGGAGGGQQRFEPLNSWPDNANLDKARRLLWPIKKKYGKKISWADLMVLTGNVALESMGFKTYGFAGGRNDDWEADLVYWGPEKKWLADERYEGDRKLKNPLGAVQMGLIYVNPEGPNGNPDPLAAARDIRDTFGRMAMNDEETVALIAGGHTFGKAHGKADPSKHVGKEPAAAGIEEQGFGWKNAYKKGNAEDTITSGLEGAWTANPTKWTTQYLNNLFGFEWVQSKSPAGAIQWIPKDGAGANMVPDAHDKTLRHAPIMFTTDLALKFDPSYKVIAKKFQENPKEFELAFAKAWFKLTHRDMGPLSRYISKDLPKEPLIWQDPLPTVDHKLVGSKEIDTLKGKILKSGISIPELVKTAWASAASFRSTDMRGGANGARIRLAPQKNWPVNDPEELAKSLKKLEEIKSDFNESGNKISLADLIVLGGNVAIEEAAKKAGVKISIPFTPGRTDATAEQTDVYSFSVLEPKADAFRNYYGAGNSLSPTEMLVDRSNMLSLTIPEMTVLLGGLRSLDANSGKSKHGILTTRPGVLTNDFFVNLLDMSTKWQKSSQTDGVYEGVDRKTGAKKWTATSVDLILGSHSELRAVAEVYAADDGKDKFVKDFVSAWNKVMMLDRFDVKK is encoded by the coding sequence ATGAGAACAACCAATCTATCTGCTATTGCCATTTTAGTGCTTTCCTTAAGCTCCCTGGGAGCTGTGGACACTAAAGAACCTTCGAGTTCGATGGAGCGCCAAGGAAACTCTAACCAGTTTTGGTGGCCCGAACGACTCGATTTAGCACCTCTCCGCCAACATGCTGCGGAATCAAACCCCCTGGGAAGACAATTCAACTACTCCAAAGAATTCAAAGAACTCGACATCCAACAAATAAAAGAAGAGATCAAGACCTTAATGAAGACCTCCCAGGATTGGTGGCCTTCTGATTACGGTCACTACGGGCCATTTTTCATTCGGATGGCTTGGCATAGCGCCGGAACTTACCGGATCGCAGACGGTCGTGGTGGTGCCGGTGGTGGACAACAAAGATTTGAACCACTGAACAGTTGGCCTGACAACGCAAACCTAGACAAAGCAAGACGCCTCCTTTGGCCGATCAAAAAGAAATACGGAAAAAAAATATCTTGGGCCGATCTTATGGTTCTCACAGGAAACGTAGCTCTTGAATCTATGGGATTCAAAACTTATGGATTTGCTGGAGGCAGGAATGATGATTGGGAAGCCGACCTCGTGTATTGGGGACCAGAAAAAAAATGGTTAGCAGACGAACGTTACGAAGGTGATAGAAAGCTAAAGAATCCACTCGGTGCCGTACAAATGGGACTTATTTATGTAAATCCAGAAGGACCTAATGGGAATCCTGACCCACTAGCAGCCGCTAGAGATATCCGAGATACCTTTGGTCGAATGGCTATGAACGATGAAGAAACTGTCGCACTTATTGCCGGTGGTCATACCTTTGGGAAAGCACATGGGAAAGCTGATCCCTCCAAACATGTTGGTAAAGAACCAGCAGCAGCCGGTATCGAAGAACAAGGGTTTGGTTGGAAGAATGCCTATAAAAAAGGAAATGCAGAAGACACCATTACCAGTGGCCTTGAAGGTGCATGGACTGCCAATCCAACAAAATGGACAACCCAATATCTAAACAACTTGTTTGGTTTTGAATGGGTACAATCAAAAAGTCCAGCAGGTGCCATCCAGTGGATTCCTAAAGATGGAGCTGGGGCCAATATGGTTCCCGATGCTCATGACAAAACTTTGCGCCATGCTCCCATCATGTTTACAACGGACTTGGCTTTAAAATTTGATCCAAGTTACAAAGTCATTGCTAAAAAATTCCAAGAAAATCCAAAAGAGTTCGAACTTGCTTTTGCTAAAGCTTGGTTCAAACTCACACATAGAGATATGGGACCTCTTTCCCGTTATATCTCGAAGGATTTACCAAAAGAACCTCTCATTTGGCAAGACCCACTTCCAACCGTGGATCACAAGTTAGTTGGATCAAAAGAAATTGATACCCTAAAAGGTAAAATTCTAAAATCAGGAATCAGTATCCCTGAATTAGTAAAAACTGCTTGGGCATCTGCCGCAAGTTTCCGTAGCACTGATATGCGAGGAGGAGCCAATGGAGCAAGGATACGATTGGCACCTCAAAAAAATTGGCCCGTAAATGATCCTGAAGAACTTGCAAAATCATTAAAAAAACTGGAGGAAATCAAATCCGATTTTAATGAATCAGGAAACAAAATTTCTCTCGCAGACTTAATTGTTCTCGGTGGAAACGTAGCCATCGAAGAAGCGGCCAAAAAAGCAGGAGTCAAAATCTCCATTCCTTTTACCCCAGGTAGAACCGACGCAACCGCGGAACAAACGGATGTGTATTCTTTCTCTGTATTGGAACCAAAGGCAGATGCATTCCGTAACTATTATGGTGCAGGTAACTCTCTTTCTCCAACGGAGATGTTGGTAGACAGATCCAATATGTTGTCTCTGACCATTCCAGAAATGACAGTGTTACTGGGTGGTTTGAGATCTCTAGATGCCAACTCTGGCAAATCGAAACATGGAATCCTTACCACACGCCCTGGAGTTCTTACCAATGACTTCTTTGTCAACTTACTCGATATGTCGACAAAATGGCAAAAGTCATCGCAGACTGATGGTGTGTATGAAGGTGTAGACCGCAAAACAGGTGCTAAAAAATGGACAGCTACTTCTGTGGATCTAATTCTTGGTTCTCACTCAGAACTTCGCGCTGTTGCCGAAGTGTATGCAGCTGATGATGGTAAAGACAAGTTTGTGAAAGACTTTGTTTCTGCATGGAACAAAGTGATGATGTTAGATCGGTTTGACGTGAAGAAGTAA
- a CDS encoding ethanolamine ammonia-lyase subunit EutB, giving the protein MGYKTILGSKTYHFPELKDLLAKASPQRSGDDLAGLSAESQEERVAAQIALSDVYLSEFLNVELIPANKDEVTRLIFASHNKEAFVLISHLTVGGFRDFLLSETTTSEVIASIRWGITPEMAAAVSKLMSNQDLILVGKKIKVITKFRNTLGLPGRLSVRLQPNHPTDDPKGIAASLLDGLLLGSGDAVIGINPATDNIPTSIVLLEMLDNLIQKYSIPTQSCILSHVTTSMEVMKRGAPLDLVFQSIGGTEDLNRSFGISLSVLKEAREMALALGRGTVGDNVMYFETGQGSALSAGANHGIDQQTLEVRAYAVAREFSPLLVNTVVGFIGPEYLYNGKQIIRAGLEDHFCGKLLGLPMGVDVCYTNHAEADQDDMDTLLTLLGVAGCNYIMGIPGADDVMLSYQSTSFHDALYLRQVLGLKPAPEFESWLLDRGIFSNQNGFLPKENRAFGLLEEMLGKSNL; this is encoded by the coding sequence ATGGGTTACAAAACCATCCTAGGATCAAAAACCTATCATTTCCCCGAATTAAAAGATTTATTAGCGAAGGCGAGTCCACAAAGGTCTGGTGATGATCTTGCTGGTTTATCGGCCGAAAGCCAGGAAGAACGTGTCGCTGCACAAATCGCTCTTTCCGATGTTTACCTATCAGAATTTTTAAATGTAGAACTGATTCCTGCAAACAAGGATGAGGTGACCAGGCTTATCTTTGCTTCTCATAATAAAGAAGCATTCGTTTTAATCTCCCATCTCACAGTTGGTGGGTTCCGTGATTTTTTATTATCAGAAACAACAACATCTGAAGTGATTGCCTCGATTCGATGGGGGATCACTCCAGAGATGGCTGCTGCTGTATCCAAACTTATGTCCAACCAAGATCTAATTTTAGTTGGTAAAAAAATAAAAGTAATTACTAAGTTTAGGAATACATTGGGTTTACCGGGACGCCTTTCTGTGCGATTACAACCCAATCATCCCACCGATGATCCAAAGGGAATCGCCGCTAGTTTGTTAGATGGTCTTCTGCTTGGAAGTGGAGACGCCGTAATTGGAATCAATCCAGCAACAGATAATATTCCAACTTCTATTGTCCTTTTGGAAATGTTGGACAATCTCATTCAGAAATATTCGATTCCCACTCAGTCTTGTATTTTATCTCACGTAACTACTTCTATGGAAGTGATGAAACGAGGAGCACCATTAGATCTGGTTTTTCAATCCATTGGGGGAACAGAAGACTTAAATAGAAGTTTCGGCATCTCTCTTTCTGTTCTCAAAGAAGCGAGAGAAATGGCACTGGCTCTCGGACGTGGAACTGTGGGAGATAATGTTATGTATTTCGAAACAGGCCAAGGAAGTGCTTTGTCCGCAGGGGCAAATCATGGGATCGACCAACAGACGTTAGAAGTTAGAGCATACGCAGTCGCCAGAGAGTTTTCTCCGCTACTGGTCAACACGGTTGTTGGTTTTATAGGACCTGAATATTTGTATAATGGAAAACAAATTATCCGAGCCGGTTTGGAAGACCATTTTTGTGGGAAGTTACTTGGGCTACCTATGGGTGTTGATGTATGTTACACAAATCATGCAGAGGCAGACCAAGATGATATGGATACACTGTTAACATTGTTAGGAGTTGCTGGTTGTAATTATATTATGGGGATTCCTGGTGCTGATGATGTGATGTTGTCATATCAAAGTACATCCTTCCATGATGCTTTGTATCTAAGACAAGTTTTGGGACTCAAACCAGCTCCTGAATTTGAAAGTTGGTTACTCGATCGAGGTATTTTTTCAAACCAAAATGGATTTTTACCCAAAGAAAACAGAGCATTTGGTTTACTAGAAGAGATGTTGGGAAAATCAAATTTATGA
- the eutC gene encoding ethanolamine ammonia-lyase subunit EutC — protein sequence MTFLEEWKQFSNARIGLSRFGGSLSTKDVLRFRLDHARARDAVLLSPNFLKLIQEIDVLGKPKNLSSLLVKSQVHSKEEYLLRPDLGRRLDFESTSRLQLLAGNFDLVLVGVDGLSAKAIDENLVPFFKLLMESINKTGFKLAPLVLSEYGRVAIGDEIGEILNATLSVVAIGERPGLSSADSLGVYVTYKPLAGKTDESRNCISNVRPNGFSFESAVAKTMYLINEAIQRKLSGVELKDEMPPEFLLPSKDQTAITDAQ from the coding sequence ATGACTTTTTTAGAGGAATGGAAACAGTTTAGCAATGCAAGGATTGGACTTTCTAGGTTTGGAGGGTCTTTGTCCACAAAAGATGTATTACGTTTTCGTTTGGATCATGCGAGAGCAAGGGATGCAGTTTTATTGAGTCCGAATTTTCTTAAGTTGATCCAAGAGATAGATGTTTTAGGAAAACCAAAAAATCTTTCTAGTTTGTTGGTTAAAAGCCAAGTCCATTCCAAAGAAGAATATTTACTCCGACCTGATTTGGGAAGAAGGTTGGATTTTGAATCCACTAGCAGGTTGCAACTGTTAGCTGGTAATTTTGATTTGGTTTTGGTTGGTGTAGACGGACTTTCCGCAAAGGCTATCGATGAAAATTTAGTTCCTTTTTTTAAACTTTTGATGGAATCCATAAATAAAACCGGATTTAAACTTGCACCACTGGTTCTTTCCGAATATGGAAGAGTTGCCATCGGTGATGAAATCGGAGAAATTTTGAATGCCACACTATCTGTGGTAGCGATTGGTGAAAGACCAGGTTTATCTTCTGCTGATAGTTTGGGTGTCTACGTTACCTATAAACCGCTAGCTGGTAAAACTGATGAAAGCAGAAATTGTATTTCAAATGTTCGTCCCAATGGTTTTAGTTTTGAAAGTGCTGTAGCTAAAACAATGTATTTGATTAACGAAGCAATTCAAAGAAAACTTTCTGGAGTAGAGTTGAAAGATGAGATGCCTCCAGAGTTTTTATTACCATCCAAAGACCAAACGGCAATCACAGATGCACAGTGA
- a CDS encoding cysteine-rich CWC family protein produces the protein MEESKPNNLEFLKKSETKIKHEEKLCPNCNRSFECKVGSISLCQCTKVNLSLEERNYLATQYADCLCYQCMETLAFEYRITKSYKAITWSF, from the coding sequence TTGGAAGAATCCAAACCAAATAACTTAGAATTTTTAAAAAAATCCGAAACTAAAATCAAACATGAAGAAAAACTTTGTCCCAATTGTAATCGAAGTTTTGAATGTAAGGTTGGTTCAATCAGTCTTTGCCAATGTACAAAAGTGAACCTTTCCTTAGAGGAAAGAAATTATTTGGCTACACAGTATGCTGATTGCCTTTGTTATCAGTGTATGGAAACTCTTGCTTTTGAATATAGAATTACAAAATCTTACAAAGCTATCACATGGAGTTTTTGA